A single window of Taeniopygia guttata chromosome 1, bTaeGut7.mat, whole genome shotgun sequence DNA harbors:
- the NHLH2 gene encoding helix-loop-helix protein 2 codes for MMLSPDQAADSDHPSSAPSDPESLGGADAQALSCCVSDPEPAEGGGGEGRGGGGGGGEGRGGGRPGLHPPPLSREEKRRRRRATAKYRSAHATRERIRVEAFNLAFAELRKLLPTLPPDKKLSKIEILRLAICYISYLNHVLDV; via the coding sequence ATGATGCTTAGCCCGGACCAAGCTGCCGACTCCGACCACCCCTCCTCGGCGCCCTCCGACCCGGAGTCCCTGGGCGGCGCGGACGCCCAGGCGCTCAGCTGCTGCGTCTCCGACCCGGAGCCCGccgagggcggcggcggcgagggccggggcggcggcggcggcggcggggagggcCGCGGCGGGGGCCGGCCCGGGCTGCACCCGCCGCCGCTGAGCCGGGAGGAGAAGCGCCGGCGGCGCCGCGCCACGGCCAAGTACCGCTCGGCCCACGCCACGCGTGAGCGGATCCGCGTGGAGGCCTTCAACCTGGCCTTCGCCGAGCTGCGCaagctgctgcccaccctgcccccCGACAAGAAGCTCTCCAAGATCGAGATCCTGCGCCTCGCCATCTGCTATATCTCCTATCTCAACCACGTGCTGGACGTGTAG